In Terriglobus sp. TAA 43, a single window of DNA contains:
- a CDS encoding carboxypeptidase regulatory-like domain-containing protein, protein MMNRRTQSACWGVALIAPLALSATLVAQDVSGSISGTVRDASGAVIPNATVKLTNTDRNLVVRTLNTGGSGTYSARSLPLGNYTVEIAAPSFGTQTVTGVVVHVNDTLTINGELKAGGGNEAVTVTSEQQSINLENATQAGLINGTQMRELVLGTRNYEQLVGLQPGVSYSGGDQIYIGNSSPNGATNVVNFSVNGGRTSGNAWTVDGADNVDRGSNSTLLTYPSVDAIAEFKTLRGQYSAEFGRSASGQINVVTKSGTNSLHGSAYEFVRNDVFNANDVLNKLTTTPAGAAKTTSARSKLRYNDFGYTIGGPLFIPKVYDGRKHKTYLFFSQEIRRVITYKPVTLTGVPTLAERQGTFVVPVCTVTTSAGACATGSPTVNQTVQVPITSVMAQAYLKDIYAGVPQPSTDGTGTLVTAPLQNIFNANQQIGRVDQSFGDKVQVFFRIINDSIPTIEPGGLFSGSGYPGVQTTSTNAPGRIYLGHATYVITPTLVLDGGYAFSQGALLSDAIGTARLSASPDIAAATKLPYTSTLARVPAIAFSGGGTGITTFGPYRDYSRNHNSFANVTKTIGTHTLHFGVDYNHYNKRENNGLANAGSFTFAAPTPAFPTANKAQTYQSSFANLLTGNVNTFSQASYDVTPDIKVNQYEFYAQDDWKATQRLTVNLGVRYSKYEQPTDSNHALSTFDPSLYVAANAPTIDTTTSGNLCVPGAPCTGATPNPNANRLNGISINTGAASNPFGATGTSPYGSKVGKSDNLNFAPRLGFAYDVMGNGKMSVRGGYGIAYDSSLFGIYEQNIFQNIPFVNTPTIVNTSFDNPAAVTATVSYAAPVLRATSPKFRTPYNQQWSLGVQAGIGLGVTLDVSYVGSHQVHLLGLVDINQPAPGAFAAAKLGTNTNGVYSLTTSNINLINQIRPYRGYGVINSVQPIFDGNYNSLQIAGRKQWKHDSLVSVNYTWSRALTNANADRTGAPQISSRTDLEYGRSAADRTHIFNFNAVYALPFFYEQRGFVGHLLGGWEVSALGYFNSGLPLNVTTTGLDPAGVGVIVSSSAASGRPDQVANPNVASATSGPIHTRQHWFNINAYQAVPAGQYRPGNSQRNGVNGPGWWRVDPGVFRNFKIHEGIGLQLRGEAFNIFNHTNPDTVTTGSLISTTGLSSTAGNITGYRDKRILQLGAKLVF, encoded by the coding sequence ATGATGAATCGCAGGACGCAGAGCGCCTGTTGGGGCGTTGCCCTGATTGCGCCGCTTGCCCTTTCCGCCACACTTGTCGCGCAGGACGTGAGTGGTTCCATTTCCGGCACCGTGCGTGATGCCAGCGGCGCCGTTATTCCCAATGCCACGGTTAAGTTGACGAACACGGATCGCAACCTGGTGGTTCGTACGTTGAACACTGGTGGTTCCGGAACCTATAGCGCTCGTTCTCTTCCCCTGGGCAACTACACGGTTGAGATTGCTGCGCCGAGCTTCGGCACGCAGACCGTGACCGGCGTTGTGGTGCATGTGAATGACACGCTCACCATCAACGGCGAACTGAAGGCTGGCGGCGGCAATGAAGCCGTGACCGTGACGAGCGAACAACAGTCCATCAACCTGGAGAATGCGACGCAGGCCGGTTTGATTAACGGCACGCAGATGCGCGAGCTGGTGTTGGGAACGCGTAACTATGAACAGCTGGTTGGATTGCAGCCCGGTGTTTCTTACAGCGGTGGCGACCAGATCTACATTGGCAACAGCAGCCCGAACGGCGCAACGAACGTTGTGAACTTCAGCGTGAACGGTGGGCGTACCAGTGGCAATGCGTGGACTGTGGATGGCGCGGATAACGTGGACCGCGGATCGAACTCGACGCTGCTGACCTATCCTTCCGTCGATGCGATTGCCGAGTTTAAGACGCTGCGCGGGCAGTACTCCGCGGAGTTTGGACGCAGCGCGAGCGGCCAGATCAACGTGGTGACCAAGAGCGGCACGAACAGCCTGCATGGAAGCGCGTACGAGTTTGTTCGCAACGATGTGTTCAATGCGAACGATGTTTTGAACAAGTTGACGACGACGCCTGCGGGTGCGGCGAAGACGACGAGCGCACGCAGCAAGTTGCGCTACAACGATTTTGGTTACACCATTGGCGGACCGCTGTTCATCCCGAAGGTCTATGATGGCCGCAAGCACAAGACATACCTGTTCTTCTCGCAGGAGATTCGTCGTGTGATCACGTACAAGCCGGTGACGTTGACCGGTGTGCCGACGTTGGCAGAGCGCCAGGGAACCTTTGTCGTTCCTGTTTGTACCGTCACGACTTCTGCTGGCGCATGCGCAACGGGGAGCCCCACGGTGAACCAGACAGTGCAGGTGCCTATCACCAGCGTGATGGCGCAGGCCTATCTGAAGGACATTTATGCGGGCGTTCCACAGCCGTCGACCGATGGCACCGGAACGCTGGTGACCGCGCCGCTGCAGAACATCTTCAACGCCAATCAGCAGATTGGCCGCGTGGACCAGAGCTTTGGCGACAAGGTGCAGGTGTTCTTCCGGATCATCAACGACTCAATTCCGACGATTGAACCCGGTGGCCTGTTCTCTGGCTCTGGCTACCCCGGTGTGCAGACCACGTCGACCAATGCTCCTGGCCGCATCTACCTTGGACACGCAACGTACGTGATCACTCCCACGCTGGTGCTGGACGGCGGCTATGCCTTCTCGCAAGGCGCGCTGCTGAGCGATGCGATTGGAACGGCGCGGCTCTCCGCGTCGCCCGATATAGCTGCTGCGACGAAGCTGCCGTATACCTCTACGCTGGCGCGTGTGCCGGCGATTGCGTTTTCAGGTGGTGGCACGGGTATCACCACATTTGGTCCTTATCGCGATTACAGCCGCAATCACAACAGCTTTGCGAATGTAACGAAGACCATTGGCACGCACACGCTGCACTTTGGTGTGGACTACAACCACTACAACAAGCGCGAAAACAATGGGCTGGCGAATGCGGGCAGCTTTACCTTCGCTGCTCCCACGCCTGCGTTTCCAACGGCGAACAAGGCGCAGACCTACCAGTCCAGCTTTGCCAACCTGCTTACGGGCAACGTGAATACGTTCTCGCAGGCATCGTACGATGTGACACCGGATATCAAGGTGAACCAGTACGAGTTCTACGCGCAGGATGACTGGAAGGCTACGCAGCGGTTGACGGTGAACCTGGGTGTTCGTTACAGCAAGTATGAACAGCCGACGGATTCGAACCACGCGTTGAGCACGTTCGATCCTTCGTTGTATGTTGCTGCGAATGCGCCGACCATCGACACCACCACGTCGGGCAATCTCTGCGTTCCGGGCGCGCCCTGCACGGGGGCGACGCCGAATCCGAATGCGAATCGGTTGAACGGTATCAGCATTAACACGGGTGCGGCGTCGAATCCCTTCGGTGCCACGGGTACTTCGCCCTACGGCAGCAAGGTGGGCAAGAGCGACAACCTGAACTTCGCGCCTCGGCTTGGTTTTGCATACGACGTTATGGGCAATGGCAAGATGTCTGTGCGAGGCGGTTACGGCATCGCATATGACTCGTCGCTGTTCGGCATCTACGAGCAGAATATCTTCCAGAACATTCCATTCGTGAACACGCCTACCATCGTTAACACCAGCTTCGATAATCCTGCGGCTGTTACGGCGACTGTGAGCTATGCTGCGCCGGTGCTGCGTGCGACGTCGCCGAAGTTCCGCACACCGTATAACCAGCAATGGTCGCTGGGTGTGCAGGCGGGCATTGGTCTGGGCGTGACGCTGGATGTGAGCTATGTTGGCAGCCACCAGGTGCATCTGCTTGGCTTGGTCGACATCAACCAGCCTGCGCCCGGAGCGTTTGCTGCTGCGAAGCTGGGCACCAATACGAATGGCGTCTACAGTCTGACCACATCGAACATTAACCTGATTAACCAAATCCGCCCGTACCGCGGCTATGGCGTGATCAACAGCGTGCAGCCGATCTTTGATGGCAACTACAACTCGCTACAGATTGCCGGACGCAAACAGTGGAAGCATGATTCGCTGGTGAGCGTGAACTATACGTGGTCGCGCGCGCTGACGAATGCGAACGCAGACCGTACCGGCGCACCGCAGATCTCGTCGCGTACCGACCTGGAGTATGGCCGCAGTGCGGCGGATCGTACGCACATCTTCAACTTCAATGCGGTGTATGCACTGCCGTTCTTCTATGAGCAGCGGGGCTTTGTGGGACATCTGCTGGGCGGATGGGAGGTTTCAGCGCTGGGCTACTTCAACAGTGGCCTGCCGCTGAACGTGACCACGACTGGCCTTGATCCTGCCGGCGTGGGCGTTATCGTGTCATCGTCCGCAGCCAGTGGCCGTCCTGACCAGGTGGCGAACCCGAACGTGGCCAGCGCAACGAGTGGGCCGATCCATACGCGTCAGCACTGGTTCAACATCAATGCATACCAGGCGGTTCCGGCAGGCCAGTATCGTCCTGGAAACTCGCAGCGTAACGGCGTGAACGGACCGGGATGGTGGCGTGTCGATCCGGGTGTGTTCCGCAACTTCAAGATCCACGAAGGCATTGGTCTGCAACTGCGTGGCGAAGCGTTCAACATCTTCAACCACACCAACCCTGACACGGTGACCACGGGCAGCCTGATCAGCACCACTGGTCTGAGCAGCACGGCGGGCAACATTACGGGCTATCGTGACAAGCGCATTCTGCAGCTTGGCGCGAAGCTGGTGTTCTAA
- a CDS encoding ester cyclase → MSRDNAAIVRDFVDDVITQGNIEGAAKYVWEDVVEQVPLPGQGPGIEGLKDILRAMRAGFPDIVFSIHEQIAEHDKVASRFEWTGTHNGEFLGIPATGHSVRVWGIVIDRLVDGRIKDTRIIMDTMSLMGQLGVLPPPPTP, encoded by the coding sequence ATGTCGCGAGACAATGCCGCAATCGTCCGGGACTTTGTGGACGATGTGATCACGCAGGGGAACATTGAAGGAGCAGCGAAGTATGTCTGGGAAGACGTCGTCGAGCAGGTTCCACTTCCCGGCCAGGGCCCTGGAATCGAAGGCCTGAAAGACATCCTCCGTGCCATGCGTGCCGGCTTTCCAGATATCGTCTTCTCCATCCACGAACAGATCGCAGAACACGACAAGGTCGCCAGCCGCTTCGAATGGACCGGAACACACAACGGTGAATTTCTCGGGATCCCAGCAACAGGGCACTCTGTTCGCGTCTGGGGCATCGTCATCGATCGCCTCGTCGACGGCCGCATCAAGGACACCCGCATCATCATGGACACCATGAGCCTGATGGGTCAGCTGGGCGTCCTGCCACCTCCACCCACTCCCTAA
- a CDS encoding TIGR03435 family protein — protein MNEYSYRSSLVLCVVASLSFVGPQLMGQANAVPTTPASARSTADPTLPAFDVITVKPNHSDERPSIDFDGGNFSATNFSVKMLVLFAYDLKDDQLFGTPKWTDELHFDMKAKVLDADPAVLQHLSNDQKRVIEQTILTERFGLTFHRETKVLPVYELVVDKGGPRFVPSKIEAGQRGANGLGAGSLHTNNHNGNLDMASTAVPISSLVNVLSRQVERIVVDQTGLSGRYDLNLTWSRDDGGKPATDQNSPSILTAIQEQLGLRLRPAKLPVSTFVVDHVAMPSGD, from the coding sequence ATGAACGAATATAGTTATCGATCTTCGCTTGTGCTGTGTGTGGTTGCCTCGCTGTCCTTCGTGGGGCCGCAGCTTATGGGCCAGGCTAACGCGGTGCCGACAACGCCTGCGTCTGCGCGCTCGACTGCGGATCCGACGCTGCCTGCATTTGACGTGATCACCGTGAAGCCCAACCACTCCGACGAGCGACCGAGCATTGATTTTGATGGTGGGAACTTCTCCGCAACCAACTTTTCCGTGAAGATGCTTGTACTGTTCGCCTATGACCTGAAGGACGATCAACTTTTCGGAACCCCGAAATGGACCGACGAACTGCATTTTGATATGAAGGCGAAGGTGCTCGACGCTGACCCCGCTGTTCTTCAGCACCTCAGTAATGATCAGAAGCGCGTGATCGAGCAGACGATTCTCACGGAACGCTTCGGGCTGACATTCCATCGCGAGACGAAGGTGCTTCCGGTCTACGAACTGGTGGTGGATAAAGGCGGGCCCAGGTTTGTGCCGTCGAAGATTGAAGCCGGACAAAGAGGAGCGAACGGCCTGGGAGCCGGAAGCCTGCATACGAACAATCACAACGGAAATCTGGACATGGCATCCACTGCTGTCCCCATTTCCTCGCTGGTGAATGTTTTGTCCAGACAGGTGGAACGCATCGTTGTGGATCAGACCGGACTGAGTGGACGGTACGACCTGAATCTGACCTGGTCACGCGATGATGGCGGGAAACCGGCAACTGATCAAAATAGCCCGTCGATTCTGACCGCAATTCAAGAGCAACTTGGCCTGCGTCTTCGTCCCGCGAAGCTTCCGGTCAGCACGTTTGTCGTTGACCATGTTGCAATGCCATCCGGGGACTAA
- a CDS encoding DUF4159 domain-containing protein → MRFKLALALVLPTVLITALWAQRAFRQYPSVEYGLSVPLPPDWNVPAEFVWARLMYAGGPLDGYQRTGRFTGPWQEGLSLWTQDYPRADRLLAATLRRLTRIDVRSVEQSVNPDDGDEIYNWPFIYAVEVGEWQLSQAQANKLRDYLLRGGFFMADGCHGADERAFFEKTMKMVFPERQLVDIPNDDPIFHTVFNLDDRMQIVGVEHLREGHKKDGYVARWMGIYDDKGRLMVAADLNSDMGDSWEYLDDPRYPVDYSIMGAKIATNYVTYAMTH, encoded by the coding sequence ATGCGGTTTAAACTGGCTCTCGCGCTTGTCCTGCCGACTGTTTTGATCACTGCTCTTTGGGCGCAGCGGGCGTTTCGGCAATATCCGTCTGTCGAGTATGGCTTGAGTGTTCCTCTGCCGCCGGATTGGAATGTGCCCGCTGAATTTGTGTGGGCGCGGTTGATGTATGCCGGAGGGCCGCTGGATGGGTATCAGCGGACAGGACGGTTTACCGGGCCGTGGCAGGAGGGGCTTTCGCTGTGGACACAGGATTATCCGCGCGCGGACCGTTTGCTTGCCGCAACGCTGCGGCGGCTGACACGGATCGATGTGCGGTCTGTGGAGCAGTCTGTGAACCCGGATGATGGCGACGAGATTTACAACTGGCCGTTCATCTATGCGGTGGAAGTGGGTGAGTGGCAGCTGAGCCAGGCGCAGGCGAATAAGCTGCGTGATTACCTGCTTCGCGGCGGGTTTTTTATGGCGGACGGGTGCCATGGTGCGGACGAGCGGGCCTTTTTTGAGAAGACCATGAAGATGGTGTTTCCTGAGCGGCAGCTTGTGGATATACCCAATGATGATCCCATCTTTCATACCGTGTTCAACCTGGATGACCGGATGCAGATTGTGGGTGTGGAACATCTGCGGGAGGGCCACAAGAAGGATGGCTATGTGGCCCGGTGGATGGGGATTTACGACGACAAAGGGCGGCTGATGGTGGCGGCCGATCTGAACTCGGATATGGGCGATTCGTGGGAGTATCTGGATGACCCGCGATATCCGGTGGATTACTCGATCATGGGTGCCAAGATCGCGACGAATTACGTGACGTATGCGATGACGCACTAA
- a CDS encoding TlpA disulfide reductase family protein, giving the protein MKRAWKWIGGTFIVLCVLVALAGFLLFHAVRRNVESRSPGLIAVSLPAPDLAFQTLDGHERHLRDYKGKVVFLDLWGTWCIQCVAEMPTVQALYDRYKNDPEVVFLIVSRLDTPQRVEHYARLGHYSLPFFVTRDEDIPPSMYFHQYPATFLYSKDGRIAAQHAGGADWNDPSVSAFIDGLKIRAK; this is encoded by the coding sequence ATGAAACGAGCGTGGAAGTGGATCGGCGGAACTTTTATCGTTTTGTGCGTTCTCGTGGCTCTCGCGGGATTCCTGCTCTTTCACGCTGTCCGAAGAAACGTTGAATCGCGGTCGCCTGGGCTCATCGCTGTATCACTGCCAGCACCGGACCTCGCGTTCCAAACACTCGATGGACACGAGCGGCACCTCAGAGACTACAAAGGAAAGGTGGTCTTTCTCGATCTCTGGGGAACATGGTGCATACAGTGTGTAGCAGAAATGCCCACCGTGCAGGCGCTATACGACCGATACAAGAATGATCCAGAGGTCGTTTTTCTAATCGTCTCCCGATTGGATACGCCGCAACGCGTGGAACACTATGCGCGACTCGGACACTACTCCTTGCCGTTCTTCGTAACGCGAGATGAAGACATTCCGCCCTCAATGTACTTTCACCAGTACCCGGCAACATTCCTCTATTCGAAAGACGGCAGAATTGCCGCCCAGCATGCAGGCGGAGCTGATTGGAACGATCCAAGTGTTTCGGCTTTCATTGATGGACTGAAGATCCGCGCAAAATAG
- a CDS encoding VWA domain-containing protein → MSAVLIAPLLGFAQQSSAPFSKPESYALAVSVKEVQIRFHANDASGNPVLDLRPEEIDVFDEGQGPNKVVSMQHIQDSPLHVAFVLDTSGSALSQLARSRRQAKEVASVLLSSGQYDETSVITFDRSRHTLRSWSHDRTAVMSDLQAAKRIEHNLVDGTSVYDTIFNTCQHDFDSANAVHGTNALLLFSDGVDTTSKSSLEAAIEACRKSETSIYAFNAASGPEKEQIETGVLRMLTEQTGGLLLLSNTDEGVIADLQQLASRLRSEYVLSFKPSGLIRNGTFHHIVLAGPRRVAQINATPGFYAPAG, encoded by the coding sequence TTGTCTGCCGTTCTAATCGCTCCTCTGCTGGGGTTCGCACAGCAGTCCTCCGCTCCGTTTTCCAAGCCAGAGTCCTATGCCCTCGCTGTCTCTGTGAAGGAAGTACAGATTCGTTTCCATGCAAACGATGCCTCCGGTAACCCCGTGCTCGATTTGAGGCCCGAGGAGATTGATGTCTTTGATGAAGGACAAGGCCCAAACAAAGTAGTCAGTATGCAGCACATTCAGGATTCGCCGCTCCACGTCGCATTCGTTCTGGATACCAGTGGCTCAGCCTTGTCACAGCTAGCGCGATCACGCCGACAGGCCAAAGAAGTGGCTTCCGTTCTGCTTTCATCAGGGCAATATGATGAGACGTCTGTGATCACCTTTGACCGATCCAGACATACCTTACGGAGTTGGTCGCATGACAGAACCGCCGTGATGAGTGACCTTCAAGCCGCCAAACGCATAGAACACAATCTCGTCGATGGTACGAGCGTGTACGACACTATCTTCAATACGTGCCAACACGATTTCGACTCGGCGAATGCGGTGCACGGAACGAATGCGCTGCTGTTGTTCTCGGACGGCGTGGATACCACGAGTAAGAGCTCCTTGGAAGCCGCCATCGAAGCCTGCCGCAAAAGTGAAACATCTATCTACGCCTTCAATGCGGCGTCTGGACCTGAGAAAGAGCAAATAGAAACAGGCGTTCTGCGGATGCTCACCGAGCAAACCGGTGGTCTTCTCCTCTTAAGCAATACAGATGAAGGAGTAATTGCTGACTTGCAACAGCTAGCGTCCCGATTGCGTAGCGAATACGTCCTGTCGTTTAAGCCATCCGGCCTAATTCGAAACGGTACCTTTCATCACATTGTGCTGGCTGGCCCGCGACGAGTGGCACAGATTAACGCTACGCCAGGGTTTTATGCTCCCGCAGGTTGA
- a CDS encoding NAD(P)H-binding protein: protein MNLLLLGATGLVGKNVLAQALADSTVTSVVAPTRRALASHPKLRNPVSDSLTSVLSDGFPDGIDGVICALGTTIAKAGSKEAFREVDYQLPLSFAKSARDRNVGTFVLVTASTANASSSIFYSKTKGEVERDIERVGFPSLTIVRPGLIEGEREESRLLESVGLRLMSLLGPVVPKKMRINPAPVIAEACLSAFRDGKPGVHYCLAESMVGA from the coding sequence ATGAATCTGCTTTTACTGGGCGCTACAGGGCTGGTAGGGAAAAACGTGTTGGCGCAGGCCCTTGCGGACTCGACTGTCACGAGCGTGGTGGCCCCGACGCGCCGTGCGCTGGCGTCGCATCCGAAGTTGAGAAATCCTGTCTCTGATTCATTGACTTCAGTTCTGTCGGACGGGTTCCCGGATGGAATCGACGGTGTGATCTGTGCGTTAGGGACGACGATCGCCAAGGCCGGTTCCAAAGAAGCATTTCGAGAAGTGGACTACCAGTTGCCTTTATCGTTTGCGAAGTCTGCGCGTGACCGGAATGTAGGAACGTTTGTTCTGGTGACGGCGAGTACGGCGAATGCCAGCTCTTCCATCTTTTATTCGAAGACGAAGGGCGAAGTGGAGAGAGACATTGAGCGCGTGGGATTCCCATCGCTCACCATCGTTCGCCCTGGTTTGATCGAAGGTGAACGAGAGGAATCACGCTTGCTGGAAAGCGTGGGCCTGCGATTGATGAGCCTCCTGGGGCCTGTTGTTCCTAAGAAGATGCGGATCAATCCTGCTCCTGTGATCGCAGAGGCTTGTCTGAGTGCATTTCGCGATGGCAAACCGGGTGTTCATTACTGTCTTGCTGAAAGTATGGTGGGAGCTTAA
- a CDS encoding sensor domain-containing diguanylate cyclase: MTDYEEQSFKFLTENSADMIFRCDFTPKFTYVSPSSIRLLGKAPEEFIGLHPSSAVFADDLVIVRKHIEELSKPGAGPSNVAVRFFHKNGSLIWMEVSARMIEDPETGQPKEMILVARDLTERKKLEDQLLAMAMTDGLTGLSNRRAFDAELERQWSRVLAESSQFSLVLLDIDHFKKFNDEYGHLAGDDCLRVVGAAVKSAVRDGDVVARYGGEEIAIILPSTDSHEAVIVAEAVRTAIENLGIEHGGNPEGGNKVTASFGVATALARAGGAIRMPESLLLSADKALYMAKSEGRNCVRKVMMMAAPQKPSEA; this comes from the coding sequence ATGACTGATTACGAAGAGCAATCCTTCAAGTTCCTCACTGAGAACAGCGCGGACATGATCTTCCGCTGCGACTTCACACCGAAGTTTACGTACGTCTCGCCCTCTTCCATTCGTTTGCTCGGCAAAGCACCGGAAGAGTTCATCGGCCTTCATCCCTCGTCTGCTGTGTTCGCCGACGATCTCGTCATCGTCCGCAAACACATTGAAGAGCTGAGCAAGCCGGGCGCGGGACCTTCCAATGTGGCCGTGCGCTTCTTTCACAAGAACGGCTCGCTGATCTGGATGGAGGTCAGCGCACGAATGATCGAAGATCCCGAAACAGGTCAACCGAAGGAAATGATCCTCGTCGCTCGAGATCTCACCGAACGGAAGAAGCTCGAGGACCAGCTTCTCGCCATGGCGATGACGGACGGTCTGACCGGTCTCTCCAATCGGCGCGCCTTTGATGCCGAGCTCGAACGGCAGTGGAGCCGTGTTCTTGCGGAGAGCTCGCAGTTCTCTCTCGTGTTGCTCGACATCGACCACTTTAAGAAATTCAATGACGAGTACGGCCATCTGGCTGGCGACGATTGTTTGCGCGTGGTTGGCGCTGCGGTAAAGTCTGCGGTTCGGGACGGCGATGTGGTCGCGCGTTATGGCGGTGAAGAGATTGCGATCATCCTGCCCTCTACCGATTCTCACGAAGCAGTGATCGTTGCCGAAGCAGTGCGAACCGCCATCGAGAACCTGGGGATCGAACACGGAGGCAATCCCGAAGGAGGAAACAAGGTCACGGCAAGCTTCGGCGTCGCCACCGCCCTCGCACGCGCGGGAGGAGCGATCCGAATGCCCGAATCGCTCCTACTCTCTGCCGACAAAGCCCTCTATATGGCCAAGTCGGAAGGGCGGAACTGTGTGCGCAAAGTCATGATGATGGCGGCGCCACAGAAGCCGTCGGAAGCATAG
- a CDS encoding RidA family protein, whose product MLMAARTLEAGNRMNADNVSAEKRIVELGIDMPPAPQPLGAYTETVQSGRLVYVTGTLPVVAGKLQYVGTLGKEIDLIDGQKAARLAALNSLAAVREHLGSLDRIVRVLKTEVYLVTTDEFAAMQPKIADGASQLLLDVFGDKGLSVRKIMGVSSMPLHAPVMVELLFEVDG is encoded by the coding sequence ATGTTGATGGCGGCTCGCACGTTGGAAGCTGGTAATCGTATGAACGCCGATAACGTTTCAGCGGAAAAGAGAATCGTTGAACTCGGGATCGATATGCCTCCAGCGCCGCAACCGCTGGGGGCATACACCGAAACTGTTCAGAGTGGACGCCTGGTTTATGTGACAGGGACGCTTCCCGTTGTTGCAGGAAAGCTGCAGTACGTGGGCACGCTTGGTAAGGAGATTGACCTTATCGATGGACAGAAGGCTGCGAGGCTTGCGGCGTTGAATTCCCTTGCGGCGGTTCGTGAGCATCTTGGATCTTTGGATCGTATTGTCCGCGTTCTCAAGACCGAGGTTTATCTTGTCACGACGGATGAGTTCGCAGCGATGCAGCCGAAGATTGCGGATGGAGCGTCGCAACTGCTGCTCGATGTCTTTGGAGACAAGGGACTTTCCGTGCGGAAGATCATGGGCGTTTCCAGCATGCCGCTGCATGCGCCGGTGATGGTGGAGTTGTTGTTCGAGGTGGATGGCTAG
- a CDS encoding SDR family NAD(P)-dependent oxidoreductase has protein sequence MASKGTVIVTGGSQGIGAAVVHSFLKQGYNVVATSRNISNAGFEPSANLALVDGDIAQEATARAVVETAISRFGSVDHLVANAGIFISKPFVDYTAEDFKALVSTNVEGFLYVTQLAVKQMLAQGKGGSVTGITTSMVANPNAAIGASVAMITKGGVTAALLNLASEYAKQHIRFNAVAPGIVDTPMHANNPKDFLKTLSPMGTISSSQDIADAVVYLTEAKNVTGEVLHVDGGSHVGSW, from the coding sequence ATGGCAAGCAAAGGAACAGTCATCGTGACAGGAGGCTCGCAGGGTATTGGAGCAGCCGTCGTTCATTCATTTTTGAAGCAGGGCTATAACGTTGTGGCGACGTCGCGGAACATAAGCAATGCTGGCTTTGAGCCGTCTGCGAATCTGGCGCTGGTTGACGGGGATATTGCTCAGGAAGCAACTGCGAGAGCTGTGGTGGAAACGGCGATTTCGCGTTTCGGCTCAGTGGATCATCTTGTTGCCAACGCTGGCATCTTTATCTCGAAGCCCTTTGTCGACTACACCGCTGAGGACTTTAAGGCGCTGGTGTCGACCAATGTTGAAGGCTTCCTCTACGTTACTCAGCTCGCAGTGAAGCAGATGCTGGCTCAGGGTAAGGGCGGTAGCGTAACTGGCATTACGACTTCTATGGTTGCTAATCCGAATGCGGCGATCGGTGCTTCTGTGGCGATGATTACGAAGGGCGGCGTGACCGCAGCGCTGCTGAACCTGGCGAGCGAATACGCGAAGCAGCACATCCGGTTTAATGCTGTTGCTCCCGGCATTGTGGATACGCCCATGCACGCGAACAATCCGAAGGACTTTCTCAAGACGCTGTCACCCATGGGGACGATTTCTTCCTCGCAGGATATTGCAGATGCTGTTGTGTATCTGACCGAGGCGAAGAACGTTACGGGCGAAGTGCTGCATGTTGATGGCGGCTCGCACGTTGGAAGCTGGTAA